One Armatimonadota bacterium genomic window carries:
- the trpS gene encoding tryptophan--tRNA ligase encodes MSDNKRILSGMRPTNQRGLHIGNYEGALRNWVDLQNQGYTMFSMVADWHALTTMDETSQIGKITIEVAKDYIAAGLDPAKSPIFVQSHVPEHAELHLLFSMITPLGWLERTPTYKEKKDEMEGAEREPYGLLGYPVLQTADILLYRPYGVPVGRDQAPHLEIGNDIGQRFNRLFGKDVFPVYKYLIPEDENRAKLPGLDMRKMSKSYDNCIYMSDTADETAARIKSAFTTPTKIKKTDPGIPEGCAVCQYLKLYSPNWETCWEEDRQGLRGCMQNKTECIEAVNEYFRPMRERRASYSEDDIRDVLRDGAERARAVAAETLDEVRSVMGLLV; translated from the coding sequence GTGAGCGACAATAAGCGAATCTTAAGCGGCATGAGGCCCACCAATCAGCGTGGCCTCCACATCGGGAATTATGAGGGCGCCTTGCGAAACTGGGTGGACCTTCAGAACCAGGGCTATACGATGTTCAGCATGGTCGCCGATTGGCATGCGCTCACAACCATGGACGAAACATCGCAGATCGGCAAGATCACGATCGAGGTAGCCAAGGATTACATTGCGGCAGGGCTGGACCCGGCCAAATCTCCGATTTTCGTACAGAGCCATGTGCCGGAGCACGCCGAGCTTCACCTGCTTTTCAGCATGATCACGCCGCTGGGCTGGTTGGAGCGGACGCCGACGTACAAGGAAAAGAAGGACGAGATGGAGGGTGCGGAGCGAGAGCCTTATGGGCTTCTGGGCTATCCGGTTCTGCAGACGGCCGACATTCTGCTGTATCGTCCCTACGGCGTTCCGGTGGGGCGCGATCAGGCTCCTCACTTGGAGATCGGCAACGACATTGGTCAGCGGTTCAACCGGTTGTTCGGCAAGGACGTTTTTCCGGTCTACAAGTACCTAATTCCAGAAGATGAGAATCGGGCGAAGCTGCCGGGCCTGGATATGCGCAAGATGTCGAAGTCGTACGACAACTGCATCTACATGAGCGATACTGCCGACGAGACGGCGGCGCGGATCAAGAGCGCATTTACGACGCCGACGAAGATCAAAAAGACCGATCCGGGCATCCCCGAGGGGTGTGCGGTGTGTCAGTACCTGAAGTTGTATTCGCCGAACTGGGAGACCTGTTGGGAAGAGGATCGGCAGGGCTTGCGCGGGTGCATGCAGAACAAGACGGAGTGCATCGAGGCGGTCAACGAGTATTTTCGCCCGATGCGGGAGCGACGGGCCTCGTACAGCGAGGACGACATTCGCGACGTTCTGCGCGATGGTGCCGAGCGGGCTCGGGCGGTGGCGGCGGAGACGTTGGACGAAGTGCGAAGCGTGATGGGCCTGTTGGTTTAG
- a CDS encoding site-2 protease family protein, with product MFSRFDPYQIVFSLLVFIPAIAIHEFCHAKFADMAGDMTPRAQGRVTLNPLAHLDPIGTIMIVISSMAGFGIGWGRPVMVNPSKMKNPRWDHFISVIMGPVSNLGLALVCAILIKSGLADREALSGLGETGMSFGRAAFASGSAFFSLYVLMSFIMNLSLFFFNLIPLGPLDGHWLVGAFLPPQARNSWYRFCHGPGMIIFLILVLIPAGNFNVIDWYLGTTVGTTMRLMLGI from the coding sequence ATGTTCAGTCGATTTGATCCTTATCAGATAGTCTTTAGCCTGCTTGTTTTCATCCCGGCGATTGCGATTCACGAATTTTGCCATGCGAAGTTCGCCGATATGGCGGGCGACATGACCCCACGCGCGCAAGGACGCGTCACGCTGAATCCGTTGGCTCACCTGGACCCGATCGGCACGATCATGATCGTGATTTCGTCGATGGCTGGTTTCGGCATTGGGTGGGGAAGGCCAGTTATGGTCAACCCTTCGAAGATGAAGAATCCGCGATGGGATCACTTCATTTCGGTCATCATGGGGCCGGTTTCGAACCTGGGCCTGGCGCTGGTCTGCGCAATCCTCATCAAGTCGGGATTGGCGGATCGGGAAGCCTTGTCGGGGCTTGGCGAAACGGGGATGAGCTTTGGCCGCGCCGCGTTTGCGAGCGGCAGTGCATTTTTCTCGCTCTATGTGCTGATGTCGTTCATCATGAACCTCAGCCTTTTCTTCTTTAACCTGATTCCGCTGGGGCCGCTCGACGGGCACTGGTTGGTTGGCGCGTTTCTGCCGCCGCAGGCAAGAAATAGCTGGTACCGGTTCTGCCACGGGCCGGGAATGATCATCTTCCTGATTCTCGTTCTGATTCCGGCCGGAAACTTCAACGTCATTGACTGGTATTTAGGCACAACCGTTGGTACCACGATGCGCCTGATGCTGGGTATATAG
- the lysA gene encoding diaminopimelate decarboxylase yields the protein MALNQADPRFRLTDSLARELADRFGTPLYVVDEASVRDRVRQYRTALSALYPKTELSFASKANSTLAVLKIVRQEGATIDVASEGELRAAMLAGIPASDCHLHGNNKKREEIRFALEQGVSHVVIDHFGEIEMVAELLGEFPTRFLLRLAPGVDPKTHSRISTGQSDTKFGFNIADGSAEKALARCLELGIPVDGIHCHVGSQLLDDEAQSAAGEFLAEFAVAMKQRHGADFQHIIIGGGLGVKYTAKDDPLSIEEYCRRVVGAMKPILEKHGLHPALGMEPGRSIVAEAGVTLYTVGVVKSVPTAPGKTRTYVAVDGGLSDNPRPAMYEAKYDVEAIGHVPGETMTATVCGKHCETDNLFVDVEVPKDIVAGDLLQVLTTGAYNSTMANNYNRYLRPATVLIRQNGKAELVVRRDSWEEMFDKEAVPGDL from the coding sequence ATTGCATTGAACCAGGCTGATCCCCGCTTTCGACTCACCGACTCATTGGCCCGGGAATTGGCGGATCGGTTCGGCACTCCTCTGTATGTCGTCGATGAAGCGTCGGTGCGCGATCGAGTTCGGCAGTATCGAACGGCGCTTTCCGCGCTCTATCCCAAAACCGAGTTGAGCTTTGCGAGCAAGGCGAACTCGACGCTGGCGGTGCTGAAAATCGTTCGACAAGAAGGCGCGACCATCGATGTCGCGAGCGAGGGCGAACTCCGGGCGGCGATGCTGGCCGGAATTCCGGCTTCGGATTGCCACCTGCATGGCAATAACAAGAAGCGCGAAGAGATTCGATTTGCACTAGAGCAGGGCGTTAGCCACGTCGTGATCGACCATTTTGGCGAGATCGAAATGGTGGCCGAGCTGCTTGGCGAGTTTCCCACCCGGTTCTTGCTACGGCTTGCGCCGGGGGTTGATCCCAAGACGCATTCGCGCATCTCGACGGGGCAATCGGACACGAAGTTTGGATTCAACATCGCGGACGGATCCGCCGAAAAGGCGTTGGCTCGATGTCTGGAGCTAGGTATTCCGGTCGATGGCATCCACTGCCATGTGGGTTCGCAATTGCTAGACGATGAGGCGCAGAGCGCGGCGGGCGAGTTTCTAGCGGAATTTGCGGTCGCAATGAAGCAGCGGCACGGGGCCGATTTTCAGCACATCATTATCGGTGGCGGGTTGGGAGTGAAGTACACGGCGAAGGACGATCCGCTCTCCATCGAGGAGTATTGCCGCCGAGTGGTCGGCGCGATGAAGCCGATTTTGGAAAAGCACGGTCTGCATCCCGCGCTGGGCATGGAACCGGGGCGGAGCATTGTGGCCGAGGCGGGCGTGACGCTGTACACGGTTGGCGTGGTGAAATCGGTGCCGACGGCACCGGGCAAAACACGCACATATGTGGCGGTCGACGGCGGCTTGAGCGACAACCCACGTCCGGCGATGTACGAAGCGAAATACGACGTGGAGGCCATCGGGCATGTGCCAGGCGAGACCATGACGGCCACGGTTTGCGGCAAGCACTGTGAAACGGACAACTTGTTCGTGGACGTAGAAGTTCCGAAGGACATCGTCGCTGGGGACCTGCTTCAGGTTCTCACGACGGGCGCCTATAACTCCACGATGGCGAACAATTACAACCGATACCTGCGACCCGCGACGGTCCTAATTCGTCAGAATGGAAAGGCCGAACTGGTCGTTCGGCGGGACTCATGGGAAGAAATGTTTGATAAGGAAGCGGTGCCGGGAGATTTGTAA